Proteins from a single region of Desulfobacter postgatei 2ac9:
- a CDS encoding TAXI family TRAP transporter solute-binding subunit: protein MIRKLILVLAILICTTMYGTASAGELGIITGGAKGTYFQFGLNLKELGKKFGYNIHVYNSRGSVENVYAVYKRPKTEMGIVQSDVLAFVLKVQSNKVLKSIARKTKMVFPLYNEEVHLLGKTEVTSFDDLENRRVAVDKEGSGTYLTAKLLFEISGIKPAQTLAVGTDDALSMLKAGTIDAMFYVAGFPVALFSEQVTVGDGLHIVPIGNKSITEFYPVAEIPVGTYPWQSQSVSTVAVKAVLVSFDFRGNSCDSLGQFANIVYDNLEWLKQNGHPKWKSVDLDYPLKGWDQYDCVKKHRRGGNPRETGQPMEENPLLDAIKEML, encoded by the coding sequence TGGCTATCCTGATTTGTACAACCATGTACGGCACAGCATCTGCAGGGGAGCTGGGAATAATCACCGGCGGCGCAAAAGGTACGTACTTCCAATTCGGCCTGAACCTGAAGGAATTAGGCAAAAAATTTGGATATAACATCCATGTATACAACTCCCGGGGATCCGTGGAAAATGTATATGCCGTGTACAAGCGCCCCAAGACCGAGATGGGTATTGTCCAGTCCGATGTACTGGCATTTGTGCTCAAGGTGCAATCCAACAAGGTCCTAAAGAGTATTGCAAGAAAGACTAAAATGGTTTTCCCCTTGTACAACGAAGAGGTCCATCTGCTGGGTAAAACCGAAGTTACGTCGTTTGATGACCTGGAAAACAGGCGGGTGGCCGTGGACAAGGAAGGTTCGGGCACCTATCTCACTGCCAAGCTCCTTTTTGAGATTTCGGGTATCAAACCGGCCCAAACCCTGGCCGTGGGCACGGATGATGCCTTGTCCATGCTCAAGGCCGGCACCATTGACGCCATGTTCTATGTGGCCGGATTTCCCGTAGCCCTTTTTTCCGAGCAGGTTACGGTCGGGGATGGGTTGCACATCGTGCCCATAGGCAACAAAAGCATTACCGAATTCTACCCTGTTGCCGAGATTCCGGTCGGCACCTATCCATGGCAGAGCCAATCCGTATCCACCGTTGCGGTGAAGGCTGTTCTGGTCTCCTTTGATTTCAGGGGGAACAGTTGCGATTCCCTGGGACAATTTGCCAACATTGTTTACGATAACCTGGAGTGGCTCAAACAAAACGGTCATCCGAAATGGAAAAGCGTAGACCTGGACTATCCCCTCAAAGGATGGGATCAGTATGACTGCGTTAAAAAACATCGCAGAGGCGGCAATCCCAGAGAAACGGGTCAGCCTATGGAAGAGAACCCTTTGCTGGATGCCATAAAAGAGATGCTCTGA